The Deltaproteobacteria bacterium genome has a segment encoding these proteins:
- a CDS encoding DUF4382 domain-containing protein produces the protein MTKQWTISLWTLAFLGCGVEVGNPGNKGGTTPATGSINISFAKEWMAASESLSLNIAGLDLLEGTDDTVVTSLTATVSQVDLLGLTDASSDETLVANSTDVPIGVYDRIVVRLGNDRPVRYRGRDGADRDVTLDSSVGNSFYVTQSFEVEEGKTTSVVVSLDPYSSLKSNTDGSGFTFKPRGGSRLKDKGVRYAGSTTIADAEWLCAYAYRLSVTPEPGPEKRRALHKKGAKSSPGAKLDGRQSFSSKANVIKDFTTSCENAFAKVPVIDGKYQLRHLAPGSYTLRYFKADGSYEDQADDITLGLSLAAPSGPRPRP, from the coding sequence ATGACTAAACAATGGACGATCAGTTTATGGACTTTGGCTTTCCTGGGGTGCGGTGTCGAGGTTGGTAACCCCGGTAACAAAGGCGGTACCACACCCGCGACTGGTTCCATCAATATTTCGTTTGCCAAAGAGTGGATGGCGGCATCCGAAAGTCTCAGCCTCAACATTGCAGGTCTAGATCTGCTCGAAGGCACCGACGATACCGTCGTAACAAGTCTCACGGCGACAGTCAGTCAAGTTGATTTACTCGGGCTAACGGATGCATCGTCAGACGAAACCTTGGTCGCCAATAGTACTGATGTACCAATCGGTGTTTATGACCGCATTGTCGTTAGACTCGGTAATGACAGACCTGTGCGCTACCGTGGACGCGACGGTGCTGATCGTGACGTCACCCTTGATAGTTCCGTGGGTAATTCGTTTTATGTGACTCAAAGCTTTGAAGTGGAAGAGGGCAAGACTACGTCCGTGGTAGTCAGTCTGGATCCTTATTCCTCACTCAAGAGTAATACCGATGGATCTGGCTTCACGTTTAAGCCGCGCGGTGGATCCCGTCTCAAGGACAAAGGCGTCCGCTACGCTGGTAGCACGACGATCGCAGATGCAGAGTGGCTTTGCGCCTACGCCTATCGGTTAAGTGTCACCCCAGAGCCAGGACCCGAAAAGCGCAGGGCTCTCCACAAGAAGGGCGCCAAATCGTCGCCCGGTGCAAAACTTGATGGACGCCAGTCGTTTTCATCTAAGGCGAACGTCATCAAAGATTTCACGACATCCTGCGAAAACGCCTTTGCCAAGGTCCCAGTAATCGACGGTAAATACCAACTCCGCCATCTGGCACCCGGTTCTTACACTTTGCGCTATTTCAAGGCTGACGGGAGTTACGAAGACCAGGCCGATGACATCACACTGGGTCTTAGCCTGGCTGCGCCATCTGGTCCAAGACCGCGGCCATGA
- a CDS encoding TIGR02147 family protein yields MALNKTRLREIARSLMVTDQGDYRDYLSLVYAACKAEDASYSYIRFSEDLGLSSTNAHSVIAGRRSLTVKAAEKISVALGLTGIQRRYFLKLVEQKRARSTADRDEIFAARLELRQKTLPTELDKRQLAFFEQWYNAAILEILRLDDAQDQAEWLASVLSPSVPQAKVAASLQLLKDLGYIAFDSARNRYYPTDVTITTGNEIIGMAIASYHRQMLKLAVDSLDEVDADHRDISAVTLMASPALVAQFKDELAALRKKLLALAAQEQAATEVMQLNMQLFPLNTRRGTKP; encoded by the coding sequence ATGGCGCTCAATAAAACAAGATTACGCGAGATAGCCCGGTCCCTGATGGTGACTGACCAGGGTGATTACCGCGACTATCTATCTTTAGTTTATGCGGCCTGCAAAGCTGAGGATGCCTCCTATTCCTATATACGATTCTCCGAAGATTTGGGTCTAAGCTCTACCAACGCCCATAGCGTCATCGCTGGACGTCGGAGTCTCACCGTCAAGGCAGCAGAGAAGATTAGCGTTGCCCTTGGGCTTACGGGTATTCAGCGACGATATTTCTTGAAGCTTGTGGAGCAAAAACGGGCGCGATCGACTGCCGATCGCGACGAGATATTCGCTGCACGTCTTGAACTCAGGCAAAAAACTCTGCCCACCGAACTCGATAAGAGGCAGCTCGCATTTTTTGAGCAATGGTACAACGCGGCGATACTGGAGATTCTCCGACTTGATGATGCGCAGGATCAGGCTGAGTGGCTTGCGTCCGTACTCAGTCCAAGCGTCCCGCAGGCTAAGGTCGCAGCGAGTCTTCAGCTTCTGAAAGATCTGGGCTACATAGCGTTTGATAGTGCCCGGAATCGCTACTATCCCACCGACGTCACAATCACCACTGGTAATGAGATTATCGGTATGGCTATTGCTAGCTATCACCGTCAGATGCTCAAGCTTGCCGTGGATTCCTTGGACGAGGTCGATGCGGATCACCGTGACATCAGTGCAGTCACCTTAATGGCCAGTCCAGCGCTAGTAGCGCAGTTTAAGGACGAGCTTGCTGCACTGAGGAAAAAGCTCCTGGCACTAGCTGCACAGGAACAGGCCGCAACGGAAGTCATGCAACTAAATATGCAGCTTTTTCCGCTCAACACGAGAAGGGGAACCAAACCATGA